Proteins encoded within one genomic window of Rhinoderma darwinii isolate aRhiDar2 unplaced genomic scaffold, aRhiDar2.hap1 Scaffold_529, whole genome shotgun sequence:
- the LOC142721921 gene encoding LOW QUALITY PROTEIN: uncharacterized protein LOC142721921 (The sequence of the model RefSeq protein was modified relative to this genomic sequence to represent the inferred CDS: inserted 2 bases in 1 codon), whose translation MVLSMTDSPGIYKCRKEKTERIINLTLEIIYLLTGEDYTIVKKTFGESATPSRRPHVSGGWSRTQRTITEPPPHSLIHERNNEKILDLTHKIFELLTGEVPIRCQDVAVYFSMEEWEYIEEHKDLYKFVMMEDHRNRTSPGKKDLYKEVMMEDHRKRTPPGKRDLYKDVMMEDHRNRTPPGKRDLYKDVMMEDHRNRTSPGKRDLYKDVMTEDHQPLTSPGKRDLYKDVIMEEHRNRTPSGNRDLYKDIMMEDHRPLISPGKRDLYKDVMMEEYRNRTPPDRSSKRNSPERCPLYSQDCPEEDHNIPQDHQFVQVEDLICIKMDDLAEEETCLRGDHQCKEEEIPVADVTPAGDCSKVLKGNLSSFPDCEVEVKNITRDSRGEKTIIQMIYPGHNSGDLSTHPSHQEPPSPHRSHILIEHTGYPGSDLFPRFESEETFTLETHIHNNQRTHTDIARLPSSKCRKCRVQNGGLCSHLKSHQGFSCSLCGKSFARKAHLIQHQRIHKAERPFSCPECGKCFGRKSDLMQHQRIHTGEKPFSCPECGKCFTQKSALIQHQRFHTGERPFSCSECGKCFITKSDLGKHWKIHTGXKPFSCSECGKRFICKSALVEHQRIHTGEKPFSCLECWKRFTQKSSLVEHQRIHTGEKPLFCLECGKCFAKRSGLFTHQRSHTGFKPFSCSECGKCFTQKAGLVQHHKIHTGEKPYYPEKKILTF comes from the exons ATGGTCCTCTCTATGACTGACTCACCGGGGATTTACAAGTGCAGAAAAGAGAAGACAGAGAGGATAATAAACCTCACCCTGGAGATCATCTATctgctgaccggagag gattacacaatagtgaagaagacgttTGGGGAGAGTGCGACCCCCAGCAGACGTCCCCATGTGTCTGGAGGATGGAGCAGGACCCAGAGAACCATCACGGAGCCTCCACCTCACTCACTGATACATGAGAGAAACAACGAGAAGATCCTGGACCTCACCCACAAGATctttgagctgctgactggagag gttcctataagatgtcaggatgtcgccgtctatttctccatggaggagtgggagtatatagaagaacacaaggatctgtacaagtTCGTCATGATGGAGGATCACCGGAACCGCACATCACCAGGTAagaaggatctgtacaaggaggtcatgatggaggaccaccggaaacgcacaccaccgggtaagagggatctgtacaaggacgtcatgatggaggaccaccggaaccgcacaccaccgggtaagagggatctgtacaaagacgtcatgatggaggatcaccggaaccgcacatcaccgggtaagagggatctgtacaaagaCGTCATGACGGAGGACCACCAACCCCTCACATCAccaggtaagagggatctgtacaaggatgtCATTATGGAGGAGCACCGTAACCGCACACCATCGGGTAacagggatctgtacaaggacatcatgatggaggaccaccggcccctcatatcaccgggtaagagggatctgtacaaggacgtcatgatggaggaataCCGAAACCGCACACCACCGG atagaTCCAGTAAGAGAAattcaccagagagatgtcccctgtattcccaggactgtccagaagaAGATCACAACATCCCTCAGGATCATCAG TTTGTTCAGGTTGAGGATCTGATTTGTATTAAAATGGATGATTTAGCAGAAGAAGAAACATGTTTGAGGGGCGATCACCAATGTAAGGAGGAGGAGATTCCTGTAGCAGATGTCACCCCAG CGGGTGACTGCAGCAAAGTTTTGAAGGGAAATCTCTCCAGTTTTCCAGATTGTGAAGTAGAAGTAAAAAATATCACGCGCGATTCCAGAGGGGAAAAGACCATTATACAAATGATTTATCCAGGACACAACAGCGGAGATCTGTCAACTCATCCTTCTCACCAAGAGCCACCTTCTCCTCATAGATCACATATACTTATAGAACACACAGGTTATCCAGGGAGTGACTTATTTCCTAGATTTGAGTCAGAGGAAACTTTTACACTGGAGACGCATATTCATAATAATCAGAGGACGCACACGGATATTGCACGACTTCCGTCTTCTAAATGTAGAAAATGTCGTGTCCAGAATGGGGGTCTTtgtagtcatctgaagagtcatcAAGGATTTTCGTGTTCACTGTGTGGGAAAAGTTTTGCCCGTAAAGCCCATCTTATTCAGCATCAAAGAATACATAAAGCAGAGAGGCCATTTTcttgtccagaatgtgggaaatgttttggcCGAAAATCAGATCTTATGCAACATCAGAGAATCCACACCGGAGAAAAACCCTTTTCATGTccggaatgtgggaaatgttttacccagAAATCAGCTCTTATTCAACATCAGAGATTTCACACGGGGGAGAGGCCGTTTTCATGTTCAgagtgtggaaaatgttttatcaCTAAATCCGATCTTGGTAAACATTGGAAAATCCACACGGG GAAACCATTCTCATGTTCGGAGTGTGGGAAACGTTTCATTTGTAAGTCGGCTCTGGTTGAACATCAGAGAATCCACACGggagagaagccattttcatgtttaGAATGTTGGAAACGTTTTACCCAGAAATCAAGTCTTGTCGAGCACCAGAGAATTCACACGGGGGAGAAACCATTATTCTGTctggaatgtggaaaatgttttgccaAAAGATCAGGTCTTTTTACACATCAACGAAGCCACACAGGGTTTAAACCATtttcctgttcagaatgtggaaaatgttttacccAGAAAGCAGGTTTAGTTCAACATCAcaaaattcacacaggagagaagccatattaccCAGAAAAGAAGATTTTAACCTTTTAA